The proteins below are encoded in one region of Saccopteryx leptura isolate mSacLep1 chromosome 1, mSacLep1_pri_phased_curated, whole genome shotgun sequence:
- the POU2AF3 gene encoding POU class 2 homeobox associating factor 3: protein MSEKPKVYQGVRVKITVKELLQQRRAHQTASGGTLSGGNSVHLSDPVTPPSAVYFEPESISSTPSYFESRDFSSCVSCEENPNCLDQILDSYLQTETHPDPLLHSMQSTPHYFPDSFQDASFCFNQSLTPGSPSDSSTLSGSLDYSYSPAHLPSYAPENYNSVPSLDTRNCGYPSEDYSYPHLPSHAQYNCFCPAPTSGCYCVSCEAEHLATIRASEYFSCRGTDYVNFDSSAAATSDFYTRETNCDICYSS from the exons AAAAACCAAAGGTGTATCAAGGTGTCCGGGTGAAGATCACAGTGAAGGAGCTGCTGCAGCAGCGAAGGGCCCACCAGACAGCCTCAGGGGGAACT CTGTCCGGAGGGAACAGTGTTCACCTTTCTGATCCAGTCACACCACCTTCTGCAG tCTATTTTGAGCCTGAATCAATTTCTTCTACACCCAGTTATTTTGAATCCCGAGACTTTTCCAGTTGTGTTTCTTGTGAAGAAAACCCCAACTGCCTTGACCAGATACTGGATTCCTACCTTCAGACCGAGACACACCCAGACCCTTTGCTCCATTCCATGCAAAGTACTCCACACTATTTCCCGGACAGCTTCCAGGATGCCTCTTTCTGCTTTAACCAGAGCCTG acccCGGGATCACCTTCAGATTCCTCCACTCTCTCTGGCTCCTTAGACTACAGTTACTCACCGGCTCATCTACCTTCCTATGCTCCTGAGAATTACAATTCTGTCCCTTCTCTGGACACCAGAAACTGTGGCTACCCCTCAGAAGACTACTCCTACCCTCACCTGCCCTCGCATGCCCAGTACAACTGCTTCTGCCCAGCCCCTACCTCAGGCTGCTACTGCGTGTCCTGCGAGGCAGAACACTTGGCCACCATCCGAGCATCCGAGTATTTTTCCTGTCGGGGCACAGACTATGTGAACTTTGATTCCTCCGCAGCAGCGACCAGTGACTTCTACACGAGGGAAACAAACTGTGACATCTGCTATAGTTCATAG